A window from Bremerella sp. JC817 encodes these proteins:
- a CDS encoding FHA domain-containing protein: MQTQLLPKIGNDSIFLEFLDQSTGRSNKTVIDEFPFIIGRNATCNLTVESGRVSREHAEVVRHGTGYLIRDLRSTNGVYVNGEQITEHVLVDGDTVSIADFEFDFHCPASATSRETVTLQMEDRMQSASEAEDPQVLIQALRTVNQWSGLNRIDPGLLTIQSLTTQQTIGHWCPMFRKAYQAHEETKLLKHSLVLEKPLRMLQHVSAMFALMERSSAAGLLVLEVDQADLQRPDLLETVGWMRTKFGPDLMILLGGSCELWKDNLVGNPLVEDLCAMGIHLAAVGIEQVKQPIVTEVCEQVSMVGISASALSAASRSPAVGNSIQEFIKEVGASGCQAFAVASPTAPEDQALQQMGFNAIVRVQA; encoded by the coding sequence ATGCAGACGCAGTTGCTTCCGAAAATTGGGAACGACTCGATCTTTCTCGAGTTCCTCGATCAATCCACGGGGCGGTCCAACAAAACAGTAATCGACGAATTTCCGTTCATCATTGGACGGAATGCGACTTGCAATCTGACCGTCGAGTCGGGACGCGTATCGCGCGAACATGCCGAAGTAGTACGGCATGGAACAGGCTATCTGATTCGCGATTTGCGCAGTACCAACGGTGTCTACGTCAACGGCGAACAAATCACCGAACACGTATTGGTCGACGGCGATACCGTATCGATCGCCGATTTCGAGTTCGACTTCCACTGCCCTGCTTCGGCCACCTCGCGTGAAACAGTCACGCTGCAGATGGAAGACCGGATGCAATCCGCCTCCGAGGCAGAAGATCCGCAGGTCCTCATTCAAGCACTACGCACTGTCAATCAGTGGTCGGGTTTGAATCGGATCGACCCTGGCCTGTTGACCATTCAGTCGCTGACCACACAGCAGACGATTGGCCACTGGTGCCCCATGTTCCGCAAGGCTTACCAGGCGCACGAAGAAACCAAGCTACTCAAACACTCGCTCGTACTCGAGAAACCGCTGCGAATGTTGCAGCACGTTTCCGCCATGTTTGCGCTCATGGAGCGGTCTTCCGCAGCAGGCTTACTCGTGTTGGAAGTAGATCAGGCCGATCTCCAACGGCCTGATCTACTAGAGACCGTCGGTTGGATGCGTACCAAATTCGGCCCCGATCTGATGATTCTGCTCGGAGGCTCGTGCGAGTTGTGGAAAGACAATCTCGTGGGCAACCCGCTGGTCGAAGACCTGTGTGCGATGGGGATTCACCTGGCTGCCGTTGGAATCGAACAAGTCAAACAGCCTATCGTTACCGAAGTCTGCGAGCAGGTTTCGATGGTGGGGATTTCGGCGAGTGCCCTGTCGGCTGCTTCGCGTAGCCCGGCGGTTGGCAATAGCATTCAAGAGTTCATTAAGGAAGTTGGTGCGAGCGGCTGCCAGGCATTTGCCGTGGCCAGTCCAACCGCCCCCGAAGATCAAGCACTGCAACAGATGGGCTTCAACGCGATTGTACGCGTACAGGCCTAG
- a CDS encoding CBS domain-containing protein → MVTRALRVVVVSEDRQHLRDCFDFFVACGYEVQTRCDATYHESDTSSKNDVLIYDHKRGQNTVSRGNIFKIAIVPPSAPNQVQDAITAGADDVVLKPVTPAKLLVRVRAAAAILEARVAISQQFGRDPLNTYPGEGAFLGTLQNTIEQIAQHHMCVCAVMFAVSNRNSPRYAPWLAELEATALPDSRLFELPGQRVAVVTAATSPEQVSGWAAELMAQASVRDTTHADQKPLEVCGSFVSTRSDSTSSQQMALVLGDRLNLALSLGEGLLIDDALENQWLPQHPTGSIFDGMSAQDIMRPTTIHLADQDTVAQALEKMRLWNAEIAPVFRQDGSPCGLIRTDDLMEQEDTQQAIGRYCLPNVPQVRCDSTFDEFVALFSSHDSSWLQVTRDGVPVGVIHCDDLTSMNSPVMVALP, encoded by the coding sequence ATGGTAACACGTGCGTTACGGGTAGTTGTCGTATCGGAAGACCGCCAACATCTACGCGATTGTTTCGACTTCTTCGTGGCTTGCGGTTACGAAGTGCAAACCCGTTGCGATGCGACCTATCACGAATCAGATACATCTTCCAAGAACGACGTCTTAATCTACGACCATAAACGTGGTCAGAACACGGTTTCGCGCGGGAATATTTTCAAAATCGCGATCGTCCCCCCCAGTGCCCCCAACCAGGTCCAAGATGCAATTACAGCCGGGGCTGACGATGTCGTCCTGAAACCAGTGACGCCTGCCAAGCTGTTGGTTCGCGTGCGAGCCGCCGCGGCGATCCTGGAAGCTCGTGTTGCCATTTCGCAACAATTTGGACGTGATCCTCTTAACACATATCCTGGCGAAGGTGCATTTCTGGGAACGCTGCAGAACACGATCGAACAAATCGCGCAGCATCACATGTGTGTCTGCGCGGTGATGTTTGCGGTCTCGAATCGCAACTCGCCACGTTACGCCCCTTGGCTGGCGGAACTGGAAGCAACCGCGCTGCCTGACTCCCGGCTCTTTGAACTACCCGGGCAACGAGTTGCCGTGGTGACCGCGGCCACCTCTCCGGAACAAGTCTCTGGATGGGCCGCCGAATTGATGGCTCAAGCCTCCGTTCGCGATACCACGCATGCCGATCAAAAGCCGCTGGAAGTATGCGGTAGTTTCGTCAGCACACGCAGCGATTCGACATCCAGCCAGCAGATGGCTTTGGTACTGGGAGATCGCTTGAACCTGGCCTTGAGCCTCGGCGAAGGTCTGCTGATCGACGATGCCCTGGAAAACCAATGGCTACCACAGCATCCGACCGGAAGCATCTTCGACGGCATGAGTGCCCAGGACATCATGCGCCCGACCACAATCCACTTGGCCGATCAGGACACTGTTGCCCAGGCCCTTGAAAAGATGCGACTCTGGAATGCCGAAATTGCACCCGTCTTTCGTCAGGATGGCTCGCCCTGCGGCTTGATTCGTACGGATGATTTGATGGAACAAGAGGACACGCAGCAGGCCATCGGCCGCTATTGCCTGCCAAACGTACCGCAGGTTCGCTGCGATTCCACTTTCGATGAATTCGTCGCCTTGTTCTCTTCGCATGACTCGTCGTGGCTGCAAGTCACGCGCGACGGCGTGCCGGTCGGCGTGATCCACTGCGACGATTTGACCTCGATGAACAGCCCTGTGATGGTCGCTTTGCCATAG
- a CDS encoding tubulin-like doman-containing protein, translating to MSIETSATVREVDGYRLVQRIGAGGYGEVWRADAPGGLSKAVKLVFGFHDEARASRELKALNRIKNLRHPFLLSLERIEVIDAQLVVVTELADCCLKDRFDICRKEGMPGIPRDELLQYLADSAEALDYMTEVHSLQHLDVKPENLLIVGTHAKVADFGLVKSIQDVTASMMAGLTPLYASPEVFNDQPSRQSDQYSLAIVYQEMLTGTLPFPGRNLAQLTAQHLNSPPRLNTLPPRDRDILSKALAKKPHERYRNCAEMVKALIAADSAAHLPQIRTVGQDESSKTDTKTINCNDTKSSVVDGAGMVSDPETIRMDRDSRQWQARQSSVWEDIKPRKQDVMPPVADDRTQRELRPSVIVGIGGLGNRIVRHVVDRRLELVGTQAEQHWCQCVAVDTDTSDLMHSTGMIGAASPTPSLATVEMPLRRPQAYRNLSRQLTKSMSRRWLYNIPLSLKTEGMRPLGRLAFADHASRLREQLRAAVSDAIYGAQRNIDPRSENYSWKGKPRVVLVMSSSGGTGSGMVWDAFALAQEVVQEHGGSVDDVSLWLIHATPNGVEQQDLARCNTYACLRELLHFQITGAYPGDVITKIPPQSWTEKISQQITLFETGRQAETRNLPVEINDIADLLYMNVYEGREVAQRARQAETGAENVGPAVSSWAFAGKPLCSSGHLDLAAARYAMELLKRWHGTSNGNQEQRKLAHLNDTDQQVSARAEQYARILDMRTAKIFQDAEFRLETVIDMVTQVVEDEIGASAEDYFNETIGRFINEMGSSRIPPTSAEMTFHVLDSLDQLIGASNMEAEPGKLIAVSLHTEIAPHIREIAKHFETTILEQIHSILNEPTFRVRGVKQLASTVDARLAELEEKARAMGQRTDVEIEKVRTALFPVMHRSTKRGYQGKEQGMTLPEMRSLWLNYALLRTHSVMVLATCQVFQHLRTAIMRDNMWIKQTVVSLEMAETEVREHLATDDQSVIEDPKFLEKLLLLERNIDDILNADHGGLCHLLHEDRNGINKLIGVMLDCGKDLARRCASEEGNESQFLNSMEEGPDWKQRVTASECRLTQLGPTVSRLMFLPESVAENGTATASAPHLAGSSPLGTKLPKVIWMESAGNIPLRDAARLLIENRPDYVPVADRLLTRADIDWAEL from the coding sequence GTGTCGATCGAGACAAGTGCCACAGTACGAGAGGTAGACGGATACCGACTCGTACAACGAATCGGAGCCGGTGGCTACGGCGAAGTCTGGCGGGCAGATGCACCGGGCGGGCTCTCCAAGGCCGTCAAGCTGGTCTTCGGCTTTCATGACGAGGCTCGGGCTTCGCGCGAGCTGAAGGCTCTCAACCGAATCAAAAATCTCCGTCACCCTTTTTTACTTTCACTGGAACGCATTGAAGTGATCGATGCCCAGTTGGTCGTCGTGACCGAACTGGCCGATTGCTGTTTAAAAGATCGCTTCGACATCTGCCGCAAAGAAGGAATGCCGGGCATTCCTCGCGACGAACTGTTGCAGTACCTCGCGGACTCGGCGGAAGCCTTGGACTATATGACCGAGGTGCACTCGCTGCAGCATCTCGACGTTAAACCAGAAAACCTGCTGATCGTCGGCACGCATGCCAAAGTGGCCGACTTTGGCCTGGTGAAAAGCATTCAGGATGTCACCGCCTCGATGATGGCTGGATTGACTCCACTGTACGCGTCTCCCGAAGTATTCAACGATCAGCCATCGCGTCAAAGCGATCAGTACAGCCTGGCGATCGTCTATCAGGAAATGCTGACCGGCACACTCCCCTTCCCTGGTCGCAATCTGGCCCAGCTCACCGCACAACATCTCAACAGTCCGCCGCGTCTCAACACCCTGCCACCGCGCGATCGCGACATCCTTTCCAAGGCCCTCGCCAAAAAGCCGCACGAGCGCTATCGCAACTGTGCCGAAATGGTGAAAGCCCTGATCGCTGCCGACAGTGCCGCGCATCTGCCCCAGATTCGAACCGTTGGCCAGGACGAATCGTCCAAGACCGATACCAAAACGATCAATTGCAACGACACCAAGTCGAGCGTGGTCGATGGTGCCGGCATGGTTTCCGATCCGGAAACGATCCGCATGGACCGCGACAGCCGCCAATGGCAGGCCCGTCAAAGCAGTGTCTGGGAAGACATCAAGCCGCGCAAGCAGGACGTCATGCCTCCCGTCGCGGATGATCGCACCCAGCGAGAACTTCGTCCGAGCGTGATTGTCGGCATCGGCGGTTTGGGCAACCGAATCGTGCGACACGTCGTCGATCGTCGATTGGAACTGGTCGGCACCCAAGCAGAACAGCATTGGTGCCAATGTGTCGCGGTAGATACCGATACGAGCGACCTGATGCACAGCACCGGAATGATCGGTGCCGCGTCGCCAACGCCATCCTTGGCCACTGTGGAAATGCCGCTGCGTCGTCCCCAGGCGTATCGAAATCTATCGCGACAGTTGACCAAGTCGATGAGTCGCCGTTGGCTCTATAACATTCCTTTGTCGCTCAAGACTGAAGGGATGCGTCCTTTGGGACGTCTCGCTTTCGCCGACCACGCCAGCCGTTTGCGAGAGCAACTGCGTGCCGCCGTGTCGGACGCGATATACGGCGCCCAACGGAACATCGATCCACGTAGCGAGAACTATTCGTGGAAAGGAAAGCCGCGCGTCGTGCTCGTCATGAGCAGCAGCGGCGGAACCGGAAGCGGCATGGTATGGGACGCATTCGCCCTCGCCCAGGAAGTTGTCCAGGAACATGGTGGCAGCGTCGACGACGTTTCGTTGTGGCTCATTCATGCCACGCCTAACGGTGTCGAACAGCAGGACCTGGCTCGATGCAATACGTATGCTTGCTTGCGGGAACTCCTTCACTTTCAGATCACCGGCGCGTACCCAGGCGATGTGATCACCAAGATTCCGCCGCAAAGCTGGACCGAAAAGATCAGTCAGCAAATCACGCTGTTTGAAACCGGACGCCAGGCGGAAACTCGCAATCTTCCCGTTGAAATCAACGACATTGCCGACTTGCTGTATATGAATGTGTACGAAGGTCGCGAAGTCGCCCAGCGTGCTCGTCAGGCCGAAACCGGTGCCGAGAACGTTGGTCCCGCGGTGTCGTCTTGGGCCTTCGCCGGCAAGCCACTCTGCTCGAGCGGTCACCTCGACCTGGCGGCTGCTCGCTATGCAATGGAACTGCTCAAACGCTGGCACGGTACCTCCAATGGCAACCAAGAGCAACGCAAACTGGCTCATCTGAACGACACCGATCAACAGGTATCGGCTCGGGCCGAGCAGTATGCTCGCATCCTGGATATGCGGACTGCCAAGATCTTCCAGGATGCTGAATTCCGCCTGGAAACCGTGATCGATATGGTAACGCAAGTTGTCGAGGATGAGATCGGCGCTTCGGCTGAAGATTACTTCAACGAAACAATCGGCCGCTTCATCAACGAAATGGGCAGCTCTCGGATTCCGCCGACCTCGGCTGAAATGACGTTTCACGTGCTCGATTCGCTCGATCAACTGATTGGTGCTTCGAACATGGAAGCGGAGCCTGGCAAACTGATCGCCGTTTCGTTGCATACCGAGATCGCTCCGCACATTCGCGAGATCGCGAAGCACTTCGAGACGACGATCCTCGAGCAGATCCATTCAATCCTCAACGAACCCACCTTCCGCGTGCGGGGCGTCAAGCAATTAGCCTCCACGGTCGATGCTCGCCTGGCCGAATTGGAAGAGAAGGCTCGGGCAATGGGGCAACGGACCGATGTCGAAATCGAGAAGGTCCGCACGGCACTCTTCCCCGTGATGCATCGTTCGACGAAGCGAGGCTATCAGGGAAAAGAACAGGGGATGACCCTGCCTGAGATGCGATCCTTGTGGCTCAACTATGCGTTGCTAAGAACGCATAGCGTGATGGTGCTGGCGACCTGTCAGGTCTTTCAGCATCTGCGAACCGCAATCATGCGTGACAACATGTGGATCAAACAAACGGTGGTCAGCCTCGAAATGGCCGAAACCGAGGTCCGTGAACACCTGGCGACCGACGATCAATCGGTCATCGAAGATCCAAAGTTCCTCGAGAAGCTTCTGCTGCTGGAGCGGAACATCGACGACATCTTGAATGCGGACCATGGCGGCTTGTGCCATTTGCTGCATGAGGATCGAAACGGCATCAACAAGCTGATCGGCGTGATGCTCGATTGCGGCAAAGATCTGGCCCGTCGTTGCGCGAGTGAGGAAGGCAACGAAAGCCAGTTCCTCAACTCGATGGAAGAAGGTCCCGACTGGAAGCAGCGTGTGACCGCTTCTGAATGCCGACTGACCCAGCTGGGCCCGACCGTTTCGCGGTTGATGTTTCTACCGGAATCCGTTGCCGAAAACGGCACGGCGACCGCATCCGCTCCGCACCTGGCCGGCAGTTCGCCGTTAGGGACGAAACTGCCCAAGGTGATCTGGATGGAATCGGCCGGCAACATACCACTGCGAGACGCAGCGCGATTGCTGATCGAGAACCGGCCAGACTATGTGCCGGTTGCCGATCGTCTGTTAACCCGTGCCGATATCGACTGGGCCGAATTGTAA
- a CDS encoding cob(I)yrinic acid a,c-diamide adenosyltransferase, whose product MSIHIHRIYTRAGDGGTTALAGGVQVSKSSLEVESYGESDELISHLGVVRAFATQPPTSPHPEIASETDEVFLKIQNTLYEAGAVLASANPPSAEAVQYDPKNDGRVKFLEQRIDAYRDRFAAIDGFTIPGDCMLSAHAHVARTVCRRWERVLVRRHEHAPIEPWVLAYANRLSDYLFAYTRWVTALLSANEPLWKGSSRQGEG is encoded by the coding sequence ATGTCGATTCACATCCATCGAATCTATACCCGAGCCGGCGACGGTGGCACCACGGCCCTGGCCGGCGGCGTTCAGGTTTCCAAGTCTTCGCTCGAAGTCGAGTCGTATGGCGAATCGGACGAACTGATTAGCCACCTTGGGGTGGTGCGTGCCTTCGCGACCCAGCCTCCAACCAGCCCTCATCCCGAAATTGCTTCCGAGACCGACGAGGTCTTTCTGAAAATCCAGAACACGCTGTACGAAGCAGGGGCCGTACTGGCCTCTGCCAATCCGCCCTCCGCCGAGGCTGTCCAGTACGATCCCAAAAATGATGGCCGGGTCAAGTTTCTCGAACAGCGGATCGATGCCTACCGGGACCGCTTTGCGGCGATCGATGGGTTTACGATCCCGGGCGACTGCATGTTAAGTGCCCATGCCCACGTTGCCCGAACCGTTTGCCGGCGGTGGGAACGTGTCCTGGTCCGACGACACGAACATGCCCCAATCGAGCCGTGGGTATTAGCTTATGCCAATCGCCTGAGCGACTATCTGTTCGCCTATACCCGCTGGGTTACAGCCTTGCTCTCGGCGAACGAACCGCTCTGGAAAGGTAGCTCGCGGCAGGGGGAAGGCTAA
- a CDS encoding mechanosensitive ion channel domain-containing protein, which yields MTFPRLTIGLLLWVVMVCPVLAQEEQEKAGPAKPAEYIPVTTINPNIPTDQLKIIVKPLTKSELEGEAKAWFELLRNKARQIAAAQLGIKKTNEAMAANDQEAAKNTLEQVQAVKAKAEEDAKKAEQQITEAAQKELGLDGVKVGEPAKEDVAEGDRAENADDESPAEEPATEETTAEVAPAEKTAEAEKAVADTKGQLLVDVTVLQEERSSLINRLNIVLTSLELKGGDVAEYRKYISAVSPIEVDTSDVTATWATLVGWLVSKEGGQRIGWNLSEFILILIASWLIAKLVQVVTNWLLAKKLRLSQLAESLIARTIKNVVMIVGFAIALTALEIDITPIVAAIGATGLVVGLALQGTLSNFASGLMILINRPFDVGNVVTAGGVTGVIHQMNLVSTTFKTFDNQTIHVPNNSIWNNVITNITANHTRRVDMEFGIGYDDDFEQAEQIILDVVNAHEKVLKKPEPQVITHDLGESSVNIVCRPWARTEDWWQVKTEVIREVKRRFDEAGISIPFPQQDVHFHTKIMPPVDQG from the coding sequence ATGACGTTTCCAAGGTTGACCATCGGTTTGTTGTTGTGGGTAGTAATGGTCTGCCCCGTTCTAGCGCAAGAAGAACAAGAAAAAGCCGGCCCGGCGAAACCAGCCGAGTACATCCCGGTCACGACCATCAATCCCAACATCCCGACAGATCAATTGAAGATCATCGTCAAGCCGCTGACCAAGTCAGAGCTGGAAGGGGAAGCGAAGGCCTGGTTCGAACTGCTTCGCAATAAGGCTCGCCAGATTGCCGCCGCCCAACTCGGGATCAAAAAGACCAACGAGGCGATGGCTGCCAATGATCAAGAGGCCGCCAAGAATACGCTCGAACAAGTCCAAGCGGTAAAAGCGAAGGCGGAAGAAGACGCCAAGAAGGCCGAGCAGCAAATCACCGAGGCCGCTCAGAAAGAACTGGGCCTGGACGGTGTGAAGGTCGGCGAACCTGCGAAAGAAGATGTGGCTGAAGGCGATCGTGCAGAAAACGCCGACGACGAATCGCCGGCCGAAGAGCCTGCCACGGAAGAAACCACCGCCGAAGTAGCGCCTGCTGAGAAAACGGCCGAAGCGGAAAAGGCAGTCGCCGATACCAAAGGGCAACTGCTTGTTGACGTCACGGTGTTGCAGGAAGAACGTTCTTCCCTGATCAACCGACTGAATATCGTGCTGACCTCGCTCGAACTGAAGGGTGGCGATGTCGCCGAGTATCGGAAATACATCAGCGCGGTTTCTCCGATTGAAGTCGACACTTCGGACGTGACGGCGACCTGGGCGACGCTGGTCGGTTGGCTGGTTTCCAAGGAAGGTGGTCAACGCATTGGCTGGAATTTGAGCGAATTCATCCTGATTCTGATCGCCAGTTGGCTGATTGCGAAATTGGTTCAAGTTGTCACGAACTGGTTGCTGGCCAAGAAGCTGCGCCTAAGCCAACTTGCCGAGAGTTTGATTGCGAGAACGATCAAAAACGTGGTGATGATCGTCGGTTTTGCGATCGCGCTAACGGCTCTCGAGATCGATATTACTCCGATCGTGGCGGCGATTGGTGCGACAGGTCTGGTCGTCGGTTTGGCATTGCAAGGCACGCTGAGCAACTTTGCCAGCGGCTTGATGATTCTGATCAATCGTCCGTTTGACGTTGGCAACGTGGTGACAGCCGGCGGAGTGACCGGGGTGATTCATCAGATGAACCTCGTTTCGACTACCTTCAAAACGTTCGACAACCAGACGATCCACGTGCCCAACAACTCGATCTGGAACAACGTGATCACGAACATCACGGCGAATCATACCCGCCGCGTCGATATGGAATTCGGAATTGGTTACGATGACGACTTCGAGCAGGCAGAACAAATTATTCTCGATGTGGTGAACGCCCACGAGAAGGTGCTCAAGAAGCCAGAGCCGCAGGTCATCACGCACGACCTGGGCGAATCGTCTGTGAATATCGTCTGCCGACCATGGGCACGTACCGAGGACTGGTGGCAGGTTAAAACCGAGGTCATCCGCGAAGTGAAACGCCGCTTTGACGAGGCAGGCATTTCGATTCCATTCCCTCAACAGGATGTGCACTTCCACACCAAGATCATGCCTCCGGTCGACCAGGGTTAA
- the cls gene encoding cardiolipin synthase → MLDFQSLTIVSVLVTITHILGLFAAIDAIMKARTSQGAIAWLLLLVLVPYVSLPFYWIFGRSKFQGYVNTRRIRSLNMKEHTQTFRAVDPKVVADFESRPSMMVLERLADFPYTHSNSIRLLVNGEATFDAIYEAISNAKEYVLFQTYIFREDGLGERFRELLVRKAKEGVGIYFLYDEIGSYQLSRRFLNHLREEGIHVRAFHTTRGKGNRFQLNFRNHRKIVVVDGHLAAVGGHNFGDEYLGLSPKIGPWRDTHIIIQGPAVQAVQWSFLEDWYWAAGETPEVNWTEAPATDADEVAVVVPMGPADTIETCGLFFVHAINSARKRIWIASPYFVPDKQVICALQLAALRGCDVRIMLPERPDHLLVYLSSFHFIYETAIADRIRFYRYQPGFLHQKVLLVDDEIAAVGTANLDNRSFRLNFEIMVAVVSTDFAKSVEEMLLADFEHCCEVDPNEIQRRSFWFQLAVSGSRLMSPIQ, encoded by the coding sequence TTGCTGGACTTTCAATCGTTAACCATCGTCAGTGTTCTGGTGACCATCACGCATATTCTGGGGCTTTTCGCCGCAATCGATGCGATTATGAAGGCCCGGACTTCGCAAGGCGCAATTGCCTGGCTATTGCTGCTGGTCCTGGTGCCTTACGTTTCGTTGCCATTTTATTGGATCTTTGGTCGCAGCAAATTTCAGGGCTACGTCAACACGCGGCGGATTCGTAGCCTGAACATGAAAGAGCACACCCAGACTTTTCGCGCGGTCGATCCGAAAGTAGTCGCAGATTTTGAATCGCGTCCTTCAATGATGGTGCTCGAACGATTGGCCGATTTCCCTTACACGCACTCCAATTCGATTCGTCTGCTGGTCAACGGCGAGGCCACCTTCGACGCAATTTACGAAGCGATTTCCAACGCCAAAGAATATGTCCTCTTCCAAACGTACATTTTCCGCGAAGATGGTCTCGGAGAACGGTTCCGCGAGTTGCTGGTCCGGAAGGCGAAGGAAGGGGTCGGCATCTACTTTTTGTACGACGAAATCGGCAGCTATCAACTATCGCGGCGGTTTCTGAACCACCTTCGTGAAGAAGGCATCCATGTGCGGGCCTTTCATACAACACGCGGCAAAGGGAATCGCTTTCAGCTCAACTTCCGGAACCATCGCAAGATTGTCGTGGTCGACGGTCACCTGGCCGCGGTCGGGGGGCACAACTTCGGCGACGAATATCTCGGACTGTCTCCAAAGATTGGTCCTTGGCGAGACACGCACATCATCATTCAAGGCCCTGCCGTGCAGGCGGTGCAGTGGTCGTTCCTGGAAGATTGGTACTGGGCAGCTGGCGAAACGCCAGAAGTGAATTGGACCGAAGCTCCCGCGACGGATGCCGACGAAGTCGCGGTCGTTGTGCCGATGGGCCCCGCCGACACAATCGAAACGTGCGGTTTGTTCTTCGTGCATGCCATCAATTCGGCCCGCAAACGTATCTGGATCGCTTCCCCTTATTTTGTTCCCGACAAGCAGGTCATCTGTGCCTTGCAGCTAGCAGCACTTCGTGGCTGCGACGTACGGATCATGCTGCCAGAGCGGCCCGACCATTTGCTGGTCTACCTCTCCAGCTTTCACTTTATCTACGAAACGGCAATCGCGGACCGGATCCGGTTCTACCGCTATCAGCCTGGCTTTTTGCATCAGAAGGTTTTACTGGTCGACGACGAAATTGCCGCGGTCGGTACCGCTAATCTCGATAACCGCTCGTTCCGCTTGAACTTCGAGATCATGGTCGCCGTTGTCAGCACCGACTTCGCCAAGTCGGTCGAAGAGATGCTGCTGGCAGACTTCGAGCACTGCTGTGAAGTCGATCCGAACGAGATCCAGCGCCGGTCGTTCTGGTTCCAGCTGGCGGTCAGCGGGTCGCGATTGATGTCGCCAATCCAATAG